In the Salvia miltiorrhiza cultivar Shanhuang (shh) chromosome 8, IMPLAD_Smil_shh, whole genome shotgun sequence genome, ACATCTGAGAGAGGGTCTGCAAAAAATTGAGCTCATGGCATAACAAACTCTTCTCGGCTGGGGGCAAAGAGGTACTCCTTAAATCTATTATTCAAGCAATCCCTACTTACACTATGAGCTGTTTTAAAGTTCCAGATGGTATTTGTTGTGATATTCAAAAGGCTTGTGCCAACTTTTGGTGGGGAGAATCGGAGGACTCAAAACGTATGCACTGGACCTCCTGGGCCTCCCTCTGTCGACCGAAGTCTGAAGGCGGCATGGGCTTTCGACTTCTGGGGGATTTTAACAAGGCCCTTTTAGCCAAACAGGCTTGGCGCCTTGCAAAATTCCCGGATTCTTTGGTCGCGCGTGTTTTGGGAGGACGGTATTTTAGGGACGGTAACTTTATGCATGCAACTCCTAATTCTAATGCCTCTTACTCGTGGAGATCAATTTGTTGGGGTAAAGAACTTCTCAAGGAAGGTTTACGATGGAGGGTCGGAACAGGTAAACATATTCGAGCTTTTACCGATGCTTGGATCCCGGGGAATTGTAGTGGTGTGGCATTGGCGAGGCCCCGGGATGATAGAGAAACCAAGGTTTCAAGTTTCATTTCTGAGGAGGGCATTTGGAATCACTCGAAGGTAGAGGCTGCCTTCTACCCCCATGAGGTGGAGGCTATTGAGAGTTTGAACATCCCTGAAAATTATACTTGTGATTCTAGATTCTGGGTGTTTGATGAAAAAGGGAGATATACTGTTAAGACGGGTTATTTGGCAGCCACTGGATTCTATAAGCCGAATCCCAACCTTTCCTCTCGCCCTCGAGACAAATCTTTTCCTTTTATCTGGAATGCTAATGTGCCGCCTAAAGTGAAGATCTTTTTATGGAGAGCCATCCACAACTGGATTGCAACGGATGTTAATTTGCGACGTCACCACATCCCTACTCACGGTCTTTGCTCTTGGTGTCATAAAGAGTGGGGCGATACTGCCCATTGTCTTCTTTTTTGCAGGACCGTCAAAAGTTTGTGGAGCCAAACTCCCTGGTGGAGCTTCATTAAGGAGATGCGATCTCTTCCTTTTGAAGAAGTTTGCAGGAAGTTTTGGGCGAGCTATGATGCGGAAGGGGTGGACCTTTTTGCAATCTGTTTATGGTGGATTTGGAGGAGACTTTGCGATGCCAAGCACGGGAACACCCCCATTGCAGATCCGGATTTCTTTGCGAGCTGTAGCAGGTTTTTGGTTCAATTTCAGGAGACACGTGCTCGTGTTTCGGTGCAGCAGCAGATCCTGCCCAAGGAAGGCTCAGTTTCTTGGATTCCTCCGCGGCAAGGTGTTCTTAGAATGGATGTGGATATCTCTATCCACGAGAATGGCCTCCGCACGGGAGCTGGTTTTATCTTTCGAGATCACAGAGGGACTCCTGTCGCAGCGGTGGCACAAAGAATTGGGCAGACCCATACTATTCTCATGGGAGAACTACACGCGCTGCTGCTAGGTATCGGTTTCAACCTTCAACACGATCTTGGCCCCATGATTGTGTATTCGGATTCAATCCTTGCAGTGCATGTGGTTAAAGAGGAGAAGACAAGTTTGGATTCTTTGTGTGAAGACATGTTTGAGGTGTTCGCTCATGCAAAGGAGCACTGTGTTGTTGACTTCCGACATGTTCGGAGAGAAGCTAATGGGGCGGCCCATAGCCTTGCGAATTTCGCTTGTTTTACTGATGATGTAACGATTTGGTGGTCAACTTTCCCGAGCTGGCTTTCAGATATTCTTCATCGGGATTTATCTTAATTTAAACTCttgtttcaaaaaaaagaaaatcacaaGAAGCTATTAGTTTTAGAAGGAATATTCAGGCTTATAATAGTATATTCTAATTTACTTCGTTCGGAGTAAAATTGGATAAAGAACTTGCATCTGCAAGACGGGGAGTTTATtcttttcgagcaaaaggaatGGTTTATCATGATCTTCCTAGATTGATCCCACAATATACATCTCctacgttttttttttaactataaaTTTATGACATACAAAGTGAGGTTGAGAACAGACTTAACATAAtgcaaaatcaaattttgtcagAAGCAGTTGTAAAGATGCTCATGGGAATTTTAGAGATCAACCCGTATGCAAAATTCTTTCGAAGATTGAAAGATTATCTTTCAATGGACAATGTCCAGCTTCATATTTCCAAAGATATCAACTTATATAGATCAACATGTATATAATTCTCCACATGCAGATCAAGTTGCAGCTATATGAGTTGAggaaattaatgaaaatatcCCATTGGAGCGCGATATTGTAGTTCATGCTCATTCCGGTGATAGACATAGAATAAAGCATTATTATGGATGTTATGATCCATTGCAATATCCATTTCTTTTCCAATGGGCGAAACAGGTTGGCATCAAAACATTAAAAAGATTGATCCAACGTCTTCAGTTCGTAGCACAAATTCTGTTTCTACTTCTACTTTATTAGTAGAACCATAACTGCAGACGATATTATCACTAACGAAGAAGAAGGTATGtcttttaactttttatatttttttaatgtttataaattgattttaatgatttgataaattatactccctccgtccaccaattcaaggcctctGGCAAGTGTAATTTACACTTGCCagaggccttgaattggtggacggagggagtagtattaaACTATTGGATTTAAGCGtgtgtaaaatataaaaatatactttGAAGTCTTCCTGCTCTTACCACTAACTATTGGTACATGGATGACCTAAATCCATAAAGTGTTGATTTGtatttagagtgtttaggtCATAATGAgtacatttaattaattaaatttataaacgCAGTTTGAATGGAAAATCTTTTGGTTGTTAATTGGTTTGAGattcttttatataattaaggaattgttaacacaattatttattttgcatattgttatactttatttatttcactAATCACTATAATataacttttattatttttatgttgtatttttctatatttataggTATTAGAAGAGAAAACGTTAAGAATGTATCGTGCAGATAATATATTTGTTATAAGATACAGATTAGAAATTCAAGACAATCCATACTTTTAATAGCTGGAAGATTATTAGAGCAATATATagtggatatatatataaaattggagATAACAAGACTGGATTTTTTTGGTCAAAACCAATCAAGTATGAGAGCATAATTGTATCAAGGAATTGTGGATAGTATCTTTAATGGAGAATTAAGAGGGAATGAAGTTGGAAAAAGAATTGTTCTACCACCAACATTTATAGGAGGACCAAGAGATATGCGTCGTAGATATCTTGATGCATTGGCATAAGTACAAAAATTTGGGAAACCGGATCTATTCATtacaatgacttgcaatccagAGTGGAAAGAAATCTAAGAAGCATTAGATGATGGTCAAGCAGCTCAAAATCGTCCAGACTTAACTACACGAGTATTTCAAGCAAAATTGCAAGAGTTGAAAGATCAATTATTCAAGAGAAAAATTTTTGGACATGTAAAACTTATGAACTtggttttaatttattatgatacaTATTATTTATACGTATAACAtattaaatacatatatgttaattttaaaAATGTACATATTTATCACACAAGTTGCAGGGTGTCCGAATTGGAATAGCCATATTcaataatgaaataaacaaatttGAAAAAAAGTTTGAATCCAACAAAATGTATTTAATCTCTAATGGAGAGGTTGGAAACGTTAATACTAGGTATCTAAGTATCCATAGAGAAAAAGAGATAATACTCAATAGGTACTCTGATATAAAGGAAGCATTCGACGAGATCGAGTATAAAATACCATATAATTTTGTGGAGTTCAACGATGTGGAACAAAAGCTTGACAAGGAAGAAGAGTTTGGTAAGTGAAATTAGTTTAAAATATTCCTTCAAATAAAACATACATTAAActctaaatatataattatatgaataaaaacaaaaaaacttaTCAcaaatatttctggaattttaGTACAAGTACAAAAAAGTCAACAAATTCCTATCAAAGGAGTGATCAAAGCTGTGAGAAACATAACTCTCATgaacaaaaaataagttctttatttattattcgCATTCATCTTTCAATTTccaatgcatatatatatatatatatagggagaggctaaaataaaaacattttttacagtataaaataggaacactCGTGGGCCTTTAGATTAAGAAGAATCAATGGTTAGATTTATGCCCATATTAGTAAGTAATATTATTCGCTGCTTTTATAATGGGTCATTTCGGTAAATTTGTTTTTAATGAAATCAATCATTCCATAAATTAAGGGATTAGGTGATTAATCCTAGGGATAATTATCAATTTTAGATTTCAATTTCTTTATACTTTAAATAAAATCGTCAAAAACATATCTTCAATAATTCTATCATGAATTtaggtttatttatttatttatctattattattattattattattattattattattattattattattattattattattattattattattattattattattattattattattatgtgtgaTCTTTTTCGTTcattatgttattattattttgtggAATAGTGGTTTggttaattattatttgtatcatttattttatatcaaACTTTGACGAATTTAACATATTATAATATGAATTCATAATGatgtatgtatgaattatttaattatcatGGATTTTGgcaagaaataaattaactatTATTTGGTGTAGTGTACGAGCATCTTTAAAAAACATAATTTCAATGTTTGAGATTAGTTTAGTGTTTTTTTAATAATtcgttaatttattttttcatggtTAAAGGTCTTAATTATTCACTAGAGTACTGGTATATATGTTGATTTTagactttttttctttttggccAAAATTCATGataatcaaataattcatatataaaactattatgaattattattataatgtaCTGAATTCCTCAAAGTTATTATGAACAAAAAAAGACCataaattatgataaaaaaaaaaaacctagattcattgtaaaattaaatttaactttttattattgtttgcgtttttttaaaaataattcatgaacataattaaagttcttaaaaataaaggtattattattttgtgatattttaTTATGAATTCATACATTCATACTTGATAAGTCATAAcacaattcatacattcatACTTGATAATCCATACATTCATAATTGATAATTCATCAAAGATTAAATTCATACATTCATACTTGATTAtaacattaaatttatagatgaatACTCCATAGTTCATTACAGGcaaattataacacattttggATTATATGAAATTGCTTATAATGTTATATCTTGTCAAAATGCAAATATGAAATGCACACATTCATTTATATCATCATGAAAATTTAGATCGATATCGCTTACAGTTCATTACAAATTATTCCCCATTTACTAAAATTGCATTGATTTCAGACATGATTGTTGTTCATGATTAGTATGAATTAAACATTAATATGCATGAATtaatatgtatgaattattcaGTATAATTAGTATGAATTAATATGTAGGAATTATTGACTATGATTAGTATGAATTAAACATtaatatgtatgaattattcaGTATGATTAGTATGAAttaaacatttatttatatgtttttaatAGTTTCATTAATTTATAATCATGAATGGCGTAAAATTTTTGCAAAAAAGATTTGTTTCAAAGATCATTCTAATtcacatatatattaattgattCATATATTAATTCCATAATAATATTGCACACAAATCGGAAGAAGATTAGTTGGTTATATGGAAGATCACACGCCACTTCCAATTTTACCCTTTGACGCATTAATCTCTGCATTTGAGGAAGGAATTCAGCGAATTAAAGAGGCAGTTGTCTTTTAAATCAAAACCGTTCAAAAACTGAAGATCTATGGTCTGGATTTGATCTTATTTTATATACTAAGGATAGTTTTCTATATAGCctcccccatatatatatatatatatatatatatatatatatataggggcgtgCTCCAGTGAGAtcctctatttttcgtgtaatacgaggacaatgaataagacatataatactaatgaacaagacataTATCTAACGaataagatgtatatactgatgaaacacaaaatttaaaaaagtggtaatgaataagacatatatactgatgaacaagccagtatatactgatgaacaatgcggtatatattgatgaataacaaaatttaaaatattctgctccttCCAAAATTCGAACCctacgaaaaaaaatcacccttcaGATACaacagccataggattgataaaataaacgctcCAGAttgtgccctagatctcactaaaattaggggatCTCATTAGAgcaccccctatatatatatataagcatatgttatttttatttgatgtttcatatactataatttgttcataaccttagaaaaataacaataattgaATTTACTCAATATTTCTCGCAGATCTAAAATTGTAGAAATATCTTTAAGGAAAGATATGGAGAAAAATGAAGGAGATGACCTTGAACAAATAATTGCACAGAAGCCAACTGTTACGTTGCGATTTCCTATGTCGTAGCAAAAAGGAAATTTGGTAacaaacatattatatatattttcttaaaataatacttactTTTTTACTTGTAAAATACTATAtacttaataatatattatatatattatttaggTGGTATACTCTTGCAAAATACAATGAGATCCGTCTTGCAAATTACATCAACATGCAAAGAGATTAACATGCAAAGAGATTTAGCTGATGCAATCGTACGTatcaaaaaacaaataaattatatattaaaaaaatctaacatatcatttaatattatatacagGTGTTCTGATGTTGATGACGATGCATTAGCAATTGCTAAATTAGCAATGACACAAAATATAAAACAAGCAAAGAAAGTCACTCTTAAAGATCTCAGAGACAATCAACATTTATTATTAGAGGTAcgatatttaaataaattaatgatgcATTTCAAAAGTACATAATCGACTATTAGGGTGTTTTGTATTGCTTTACGGGAATTATtgacaaagttgaaaataaagTAACAATAAAAATTGCAACACATCTTTCTCCAAAATTGATGAGAGTGCAATATGCAAAAAAATGCAATGAAGAAGTTCTTGAGACATCTCTCAGgtaattatcaaatttaaaacTACTACCAATTGAAAATTAGTTAATGAcacaataacaaaaatataataatttttttcattttatataatgCTAGATACAGAATCACAATAAATGTTATACAAGGCGACTGCAATGCACGTGTTACACTATTCGATCAAGCGGCAGAGGTATATGTAGGATGCTCTGTGGATGAATATATTTCTTCAATCAAAGAGGTAAATTAAGATTTCTTACTTAAACACgtactataatttaaattgttAATATTACAAAATTCGATATTACGTAATAtaacaattatatattttcacagGGTGAAACAGACTCCACATACTATAGAGGATTAAGCACACAAGCGTACACACAAATGCGCTTCATGACGATGCTCAAGTTTATAAAATTCGATCAACGAGGAAATCTCAATATCGTAGCAAATGCAATCCAAAAAACGCAACCAATAGAAAGCATCGATGTTGGAGATATTGAAGAAGATCCGACTCAAGTGGAAGAAAAGAAACATTCACCCGAGAAATCTAAAAAGAAAATCCCGTCTAGAAAGAAAAATCTACGATGGAATTGCAGCCCACAGAATCgcaaaaggaaaaaagaagggTAACCAAGAAAAAGTTTGATGACTACATTGAGATTACAAGTGACGACGATCTGCCGCTGAACAACATTCTGTTGCAAACCAAAAATACGAACAAAAGATCCTCAATtgtcaaaatcaaacaagaaaaaatttaaaattcgtcTAGCTCCCGTACTTAGATAATTTAGGATTTTTTCATAGATTTTTTTGCATCTTTATTTAGAGGTATATTATGAATATTACTTTAttacatttaaatttattcattaatagttGCATTGGTtccttttttaaattacaattatagtcaaatgaattaataaaaatattcaaaactatataaaaatatctatgaattttatttacatAGTAAAAATCACACATGTTCAACGTGCATCGCACGTTCTTACTGctagtaataaataaaatcatgcaCATAAAACATGAtatcaaatgatatttttattaacaataattgatatatttttttaaatataaatgatacatgatattttttttatatataaaaaagaagataTATTAGGCACGACACTTTTAGTCCATGCAAAtaacacttttaataataataaattatattttatcggATGGGGAGGGGCGAGGTAGGTGGGACAGACGGGAAAACTTGccatataaaaatatatcaaaagttGTTGGTCTCGTGAAAGAGTTTAATATAGGAAAATCTTGAAGGAATGCAAATAAATTTAACAAGTTGATTAGAGTTACGGTTTTAGTAAAGCCACGCAGTTCTACTAATAATGAAACTATTTATAGCTACATGgctaatatattaattttggaGCTCATGGTCTGGTGGCCTAATAACTAGTTTTGGAGACTAAAAACTATTTATAGCTCTATGATTTGGTGATGGAGAGCttctaattaattaagtaaaattgATAATCGAGGTGTAAAACCGATCACCTACTCATCACTGAtgtgataattttaattagaaaagagaattactttaattaaattatcttacttcaattaaaattattatatcaaTGGTGGACACGTTATATATGCTTGCACATGATGGGTAGGTGATTGTTTCTATCGAGCGACATGCATTAGCCTATATGACTatgtaaaaatcaaatttttactTAAATAGCAAACAGTTGTGGGAGGCCATCCTCGTTGCTAGTATTTATAGACAACAatcaaagataattttttttgtatctaGGGGTTAATCGAATCAAGCCAAACAAAATTCTGTACGTTAGGCTCAAGTTTGGTTGTTTGTTATCATATTGAATCTCAAACTTTATTTACCGATTATTTCAAGGTTCACGAgcttaaataaattttaaatttatgtattgttttagttttaaaataaattacttcATTCATAATGatataatacattaattattttcttacaaCATATAgagttaattagagatttattaattacaaTCATtgctaagagcatccacattggtgCCTACTTGATAGGAGGGGATCATGCACATTGAGTAGGGAGTCTGCATTgggattacatgatagcctacttgatttttttcgttttgatttttatgcttttcatttaattttaattgctcaaatttaaataacacattttactaataattaaattttcattgaaataaaaatcctaaaaattacattaaaaaaaacttaaaaacataattaaaatcctactatagataagtccacgacgcttgagcatttcTTGGACCATGTACTCGTGTCCCCTCCTTTGTGCATCACTCATATGCATCGTATCCAAGCTGAGGAGCTGCATATGGAGCtccttctccttgagctcattctccttctccttgagctcgttcttcttggcgtactcgggggtgatttttttcaagttctggTCGGACCGCTCCAATGTCTCTTTGTATTCCGATGGTTGCTCGGAGCTTGCCGCCTTCACCTTCCCCTTCGCCTTCGCCGCTCTCGCCACCGCCTTGTTTTCAATCGACCGGGAagacgagatctcctcgcccgacgccgaggtggtgaagccgccctcctctgtagtctttgtcctcttggagaaATGCACGTCTCactcgaggtacatcgactttaACTTGTGGTTGACACGGAAAATTTTTCACGTGTTCCAATAGTTGAAGGCGGCCTTATTTGGGCTCCGACTTTTAAAGAGGATTTGGGCCCTGTCCTAgagcatatcgtcagaatggcTGGAAGGCCACTAGGTGcacgtctccacccaaatactcTCTCAGAGCCGCATATCTTGGCTCACTCGGGCACAGTGCCCTTGAATTTGGCGGTGCTTGAGGTTGGCGCCGATGAGGGGGTTGACACGGTCGACAATCCGTGTCCAATACGCCTCCCCCTTTTGATCGGTCCCACGAAtggcgtcgttggtctcctccgtccaaatttggacgataaGGTCCGTCTCCTCGAGGGTGTAGGTATGATGGATAGTCCTTCCTTCCGCCGGCGCTGCCGGCGCCTGCTTGATCTTGTAGgcgatttccttcctccggctgCGCCTTTCTTCGATTTTGCAGCACTATGGGCTGCCGGTGGCTCCTCCTCGCCGGTTGGAGGATCATCTCCCAAGTTACATCCCTCCATATCGGGATGATAGTTGCCGGAGAGATCAGGGCACCAATTTAGATCATAATAGTTTGGGTTGTATGGATCCATGAAAATTGTAGAGAGATGAAGAAGATTGAAGATGGTGGAGAGGAGATGGAAGTGGAAGAATAATGAAGATAGTGGAAATGAAAGAGGAAGAAAGGAGAatttaaagaagagaaaaaaagaaaatgccaAACGGTCAAATGGaccgatttaaaaaaaaaaattgggaaaatGCCAAAACGGCcagattttaaaatttgaaatttaatttttgttttattcgACGTATGCACGCGCCCGCAATAAAGCCGCTATTCCCCTACCCATTCTATCATGAGCCCCTCGAGTAGGAAGGAGCCGTATCGCCCTACACGTACGATGTCGCCTCTACTCGAGTAGGACGCATCGTGTAgagcgatgcggatgctctaattaattataggttatgtatgtatatacatTATTTGTAAAATTATCCTATGAAAGCAGTTTAATAATGACGAGACTTTTTTTAACCTTAAGGTGTGCATTATAGTTAACTTGTTACCTACCTTGCATTgccaatttattttgataaagttAGACTCTATTTTTTCACCTTATTATTCTTAAATTTGTATTTGATACTTTCCAATcaattaacattattaaaagatggatatatacaatttaaagtTAAATACACTTTTCTAAACTTAAAattggaaattaaaataaataaataaataaatacagatGCACTACTTCAAAAACCAACCATATACACACTAAACCCAACTTGAAAAactgaattttaatataaactagtacattcgcccgtgcgatgcacggcgaacatagttttgcatcaaaattaaacgatgtaaGGTGTGTATCAATTAAACgattaggggttaatgtctaaaaccgaaggtcttgggttcgagcccctgtggcgcggcctttaaatttcttcatttaatcatgttaatttatcaaaaataaataaattaaatgatgtatcaaataaataaaaaataaatattaaatatagttagaatataagtaaatgtaaattattttttcttaaaaaataaaataatctacatcaattactcagtaatgatccttaattttattttataattttgaaaagtatcatttttaattttccatctatttgatggaaaactttattttattccttaaaattatagaataaacacatcattcaaattaaaagaaacaaagaaacaataaaaaaagagttttcacatcacaatatatagttttaaaacataagctaatcatgcataaaattaattttttctaagttagctcattacctatgtcatcttattagaaaagcttcaattgataagtaggaaaataaattactattattagaatttattataatactaataaaagagttgaatagttatttgataccaaatcaaagatcttgcattcatctttaatttaagatatatatagaatattttttataaataaaatttgatttttttaaaaaatcatcaaaatatgaaaaagagaatatgagagaaagagagagataatAGAAAATTAAAGAATGCGTGAAAtgaaagagatgagagagaaaatatatgggatatgagatttgttgagttttataaataccttttgattgattatttaattacaattttatcacaaactgtgttttcatataataaatagataattAAAGATAATTATGGTGATGATTGTTGAAATTAATTTATAGATATTTAactgaatttatatttttttttcgttgCAATTCTAATGGTGATTGTTGAAATTAGTTTATAAATATTTGACTGagtttttatatttattgaaaCCCTTCTCTCTCACTTGCTACCTTTGTTCAGATCCAATCTCGCAGTCTCCCTCTTCCATGAATGAGATCGATTGCAGAAACAGCTGCTCTTCTTAAAATCTCGCCGCCGATTAAGAATGATGAGCAGAAGAGCAGCTGTTTCTGCAATCGATCTCATTCATGAAAGAGGATTTCTGAATCGATGGTCGCATAAATCGGGTATTATCTCTCCTccgttctctctcttctcttcccaGGCTTTTCAACCTAAGCGTCCCAGCATCGATTTCGGTTGTGTTAAAGAATTAAATGATGCTATTGAATTGTTTCAAAAAATGAAGAGTATGCGGCTGGAGGCTCCTGTTATCGCGTATAATAAACTTATGAGTGCTAGTGTAAAGATTGAGCAATACTCTTTTGCCCTTTATGTGTTTGATGAAATGCTTAGGATGGGTGTCCCTGTTGATGTTTACACGATGACTATTGCTCTCAACTGTTGTTGTCTCTTGAAAGATATAAACTCTGGTGTTGCTATAATAGGATTCTTTTTTAAGAGTGGTTACGAACCAAATGTCGTGACTATCGCCACTCTCATTAAAGGGTTTTTTTTATGAACGATAAGGAGGCCGAAGCTGTGAAAT is a window encoding:
- the LOC130999262 gene encoding uncharacterized protein LOC130999262, producing MRVQYAKKCNEEVLETSLRYRITINVIQGDCNARVTLFDQAAEVYVGCSVDEYISSIKEGETDSTYYRGLSTQAYTQMRFMTMLKFIKFDQRGNLNIVANAIQKTQPIESIDVGDIEEDPTQVEEKKHSPEKSKKKIPSRKKNLRWNCSPQNRKRKKEG